TTGCTGTTTATAAAGAGACTAATTCTGCAGCtcccatcatcatcatcatctgtcTGAATCTCTCTTGGTTTTAATCATGGCAGCCAAAAGATTTCTTGATGAATCAGGTTCCGACCCAGATCACCCATATGAGAAACGAATGAGAACTACACCTTCTTTTGCTTCGTATGTGTCTTAATTTTCATTCTAAATTAGCTCCTTTTCTATTGATTCTAGCTTTAACCTTCTCATCTATCTTCTTCCCCAAGTGGGAAAATGATTTTTCTTTCTCTGGAAACAAACAGAAAAGAAGggaaaagaaggaagaagaaggattGAGCTAGTGGGTATTTATCAAACTGTCCCATGGGGTGCAAtaacaattttctttctttctttacaGGGTAATTACAAAAGCAATTACGGTGAATTCTTTACAGAGCCTCTGTTCGGCCTTGGAGCCAATGCTAAGGCGAGTGGTAAGCATCAATCTCTTCTTCTCTCGGAGATCATATGCTAATTAATTGCTGATGTGAATCTAAGACAAGAACCATGTCCTAATCAAAGGTTTTTGTTATCGTGTCGTATTAGGTGAATGAAGAAGTGGAGAGCAGTCTGAGACTGCGTTCTTCACGCCCTTTCACTCGTTCTCCTTCGTTGAGAATCCAGGCACCTGAGCCACTCCCATCAAGTCTGCAGCTAATGTTTAGCAAAAATCTCTCACTCCCAATATTTACAGGGAGCAAAATCGCTGATATAGATGGCGCTTCCCTTCAAATCCTTTTACTAGATACTAGAGGTGATCAGGCCGTTCCAGCATCCCTTCCTCCCGCAGTGAAAGTAGAAATCGTCGTTCTTGATGCAGATTTCCCTTCTGATGATCGGAATACTTGGACTAGTAAAGAATTTGACAACAATATATTGAAGGAGAGAACCGGCAAGAGGCCTTTGCTCGCTGGAGACTGCTTGATGGTCACTTTAAGAGATGGAATTGCAACAGTTGGAGAGATTGAGTTCACCGATAATTCGAGCTGGATTAGAGGCAGGAAATTTAGGCTTGGTGCAAGAGTGGTTCCGGGGAGCTCCAACGGTGTTCGTATTCGTGAAGCAATGACTGAAGCTTTTGTCGTCAAGGATCATCGAGGAGAATGTAAGTTCCTTCCTTCTGTCTATTTACTTTCATATACCATATATTCACATTATTTCATCAAATTCACTTAATCATAAACTAATTTATGAGTTAAGATTCCAACTTATTAGATTCCAACTTAAGAGTTCACAACATGTAAAAAACTCTATTATTATTGAACTAAGCTTTTATCtcattctttattttaaataaaaatattattaaaagaattaattgaattgaattttataaaatttttaatttcaaacgcTCGATTATAAATTTGTGCCGGATACACATGGATGtatcatctttttctttttcccttcaTTGTGttgcataattttatttatatctaaATGCTTCATCACACTTTTGTGAGCATATTACTTACGTTTACTATCCCTTACATGTGATAATGAAAGTTTCATATTATTTACAAATGATTCAAAGTTCAATTATGATAATATAAGATTATGTTTgtgtctttctttttatttttatttgatatttcaTCAAAGAGCAACTTCTACCATAGTTTAATACTTAGGTATGAGGTATAGTTTAATACATAGTTTCATTTTAGCTAGACTGTTAGATATATGAATTCAATAATCTTCAAATTGCTGAATATTAATATGgggtttataattatttatatcgcCAACATGcttctttaaaatttattccTTTTGTATAATTAATATGGGTTGGTAATAAATATGTATTCCAAGTCAAACCCATCAAGAGATGACAAATTTTGCTAGATTTTAGGGTAAAAGCATTTCAATTATTTATGCTTAATCAAATAGCTAGCTGGCAATTATTTTTGAGGTCTGCAGACTTGGTCCAGCTTAGTCCTTCTCTTTttcatgataataataaaagtttCTGGTTGAAAACATCATTGGTTGAATCTCACATAGATATCACCTCTGTTGATTGGCTATTACTGATTTAAGGTTAAGTTCCATTACTAGTTACTTTTCACCCTTTTCAGTATTGAAAGAAACAAGCATTATTTTATATTAGGAGACATTATTTTCATGCTTTCAAAAATGGAACTTCCAGTCAAAAAGAAAGGTGAAGCTTGTTACcatcacattaagcatacatGTCACATTGATACAACCTCAGGACCagtaataataaaaatctataataatatatttcttgAAAACCTTctttatatatagaaattattcTCTTCACAGATATTTCATTTGATGATCTTTTTATGAAAAGTCATAAAGAGATGTATCATCATCATGATTTTACTGAGTTTCTTTATCCATCTAGTCAACTTTCCAATGTATTCATCTGGGTTAAAATGACAGTGGTCCAATAATTGACTAAAGCAATTTTAAGAATTGGAGACTTTTCCTTCATTTTCCCATTATTTACATTGCCTAGAAAATTTTAGTATATGTTTTTAATTGAAGTAGCATTGTAATAATAATGTATATCATCCTTTGTGTGTATAAATACAGTGTACAAGAAGCATCACCCGCCAATGTTGAATGATGAAGTCTGGCGTCTTGAGAAGATTGGGAAAGGTGGAGCTTTCCACA
The sequence above is a segment of the Manihot esculenta cultivar AM560-2 chromosome 5, M.esculenta_v8, whole genome shotgun sequence genome. Coding sequences within it:
- the LOC110607569 gene encoding protein SAR DEFICIENT 1 — its product is MAAKRFLDESGSDPDHPYEKRMRTTPSFASVITKAITVNSLQSLCSALEPMLRRVVNEEVESSLRLRSSRPFTRSPSLRIQAPEPLPSSLQLMFSKNLSLPIFTGSKIADIDGASLQILLLDTRGDQAVPASLPPAVKVEIVVLDADFPSDDRNTWTSKEFDNNILKERTGKRPLLAGDCLMVTLRDGIATVGEIEFTDNSSWIRGRKFRLGARVVPGSSNGVRIREAMTEAFVVKDHRGELYKKHHPPMLNDEVWRLEKIGKGGAFHKKLAAEAIDSVQELLKLFTVNQPKLRRILGPGMSEKIWEATIKHAKTCELGNKLYMYHGQNFSVTLNPICQVVGAIINGHTYFARDLPRINRGFIQNLVNQAYANWSSLEEVVGVSSEIALLTQGEELVEEYPNHHHPQAYIEMGDQYQPDQLF